The genomic region ACCATCCGGTCCGGTGGCAGGGCATTGCCGTGCGAATCCACCCGCCACTGAGGCACATGGATTTCCAGGGCCGCGATCTGGGCGAGCCAGGCGAGGGTGGCGGCGTCATTGACCAGCGGGTATTGGTTGGTGCGCTCTTTGTGTTTGATGGCTGCCCGGGAAATCCAGCCGGGCGCCGATTCGTCCAGATTCTTTTGGAAGAACACCTGCCCCGGCTCCTCCGAGGTTCCCACGCCGTGGACCCAGCGCTTCCGCGTGGCGGGCCGGTTCCGGACTGCCGGGATCAGCACCGGTGCGACCGCGGCGTAGTAGGCAAGGACGTCGGCCTTGGTGGTGCCGGTCTCCGGGTACATGACCTTGTCCAGGTTGGTCACAACCAGCTCGCGGCCGCCCACCCGGACCCGCTGCCTGCCGTTTGCCGGGCCTGTATTGTCCCGCTGGGGGACCCGCCGGGTGTCCGGCTCAGCATCCCGCCGGGCGTCCGGCCCGGTGTTTCGCTCAGTCAACGGTCTTCACCTCCGAACCGCTCTGGTGTTCACTTGTCCCATGAGAGCCATCTGGAAGGGCGCGATCGCATTCGGGCTGGTCAACGTGCCGGTCAAGGTCTACAGCGCGACCGAGGACCACGACATCAGCCTGCATCAGGTCCACAACGCCGACGGCGGACGGATCCGCTACCAGCGCCGCTGCGAGGTCTGCAGCAAGATCATCGACTATGAGGACATCGACAAGGCCTACGAGGACGACGGCCGCACGGTGATGCTGACCCGGGAGGAACTGAAATCCATCCCCGCGGAGAACAGCCACGAGATCGACGTCGTGCAGTTCGTCCCGGCGGACCAGCTCGATCCCATCATGTTCGAGAAGAGCTATTACCTGGAACCTGACTCCAAGTCGCCGAAGGCCTATGTGCTGTTGCGGCGTGCCCTCGAGGACACCGACCGGGTGGCGATTGTCCAGTTCGCCCTGCGCGAGAAGACCCGGCTGGGTGCGCTGCGGATCCGCGGCGACATCCTGATGCTGCAGTCGCTTCTGTGGGCCGACGAAGTGCGCGAGGCCAGCTTCCCGGCGCTCGAAACCTCGATCCGCATCTCCGCCCAGGAACGTGAAATGTCCGCCGCCCTGGTGGATTCGATGGCCGCCGATTTTGAGCCCGAACAGTTCACGGACGACTACCAGCTCCAGCTGCGCCAGCTCATCGACGCGAAGCTGGAGAAGGGGGAATCCCTCGACACCGAGGAGACGTTTGGCGCCGTCGCGGCCGAAGCCGGCACCGGCGAAGTGATTGACCTGATGGAGGCACTCAAGCGGAGCCTCGAGAAGAAGCGCGGCGGCGGGGCGTCCGCGGGCGGAACGGCAGAGTCCGCCGGGGCCGGGGACGCCCCCAAGAAGGCGGCGGGCGGCGGGACGAAGGCCGCGGCTTCCTCCGGGGCGCCGGCCAGATCCGCCTCCACGGCTTCCGGATCCAAGCCCGCGTCCAAGCCGGCCGTCCGCAGGACTCCTGCCTCCAGGACAGCCGCCTCCAAAACTGCCGCGGACAAGGCCGGTGACAGCGACGCCGGGGCCGGCAAGAGTGCAGCTGCGAAGGGTGCGGCCCCCAAGACGGCTGCCGCCAAAGCCCCGGCGGCACGAGCGCGCAAGGGTGCCTGAGGCCGTGGGCCGGGACGCCGCGGCCATCGGCGTCAGGAGTTCCGCAGGGCGGAGATAAGCTCGCTCTTTTTCTTCGCCGAGTATCCCTTGAGGCCGATCTCCTTGGCGCGCTCCTTGAGCTGCGGAACGGTCCAGTCCTCGTAGTCTCCCGCCTTGCCGCCTTTGCGGCCCACGGCGGAGCGGCCGCGTTTGGCGGCGGCATTGGAGACCCGCGCGGCTTTTTGCTTCGATGCGCCGTCCTCAAGCAGCTTCTCGTAGAGTTCGGGGTCCTTGATGCTGGGGCTCTCTGAGCCGGGCTCGCCCTTCTTCGTTGGCATGGCTTTCCGCTCATCTCCTTCGGCCGGGAACCAGTCCGGCGGTGGCCGGCGGACGGTGCCGCCGCGGATTCCAAACTAGCGGCGCCGCCGTGCGGTGACAAGCATTTACCAAGTTCACTGACAAGAGTTGCCCTGACGGTCCGCCGCCAGAGCAACGCGGGGTCACTTAGCGCCCAAGTTCCCCGGTGGAATGGGCCGTAAGTGACCCCGCGTTGCTTCGGAACCAGGCGCCGACCGGCAACGCGAAGGCCCGGCCGGCCCCTCGTCGGGGGCGGCCGGGCCTTCTTGTACTGCCGGGTTACTACAGGGTCTCCGTGCGCGGGCGCCGGAGGGCGAGGCTATTCGGCGTCGTGATCCGTCTCGAGGATCTGCACGAGACGTTCCAGGGCGGCGTCGGCGCCTTCACCCTCGGCACGCAACACCACAACCTCGCCGTGCGAGGCGCCCAGGCTCATCAGCGACAGGATGCTGGCGGCGTCCATGGCCTCGTCCTCCGGCTCGCCCAGGCGGGCAATCGTGATCTCGAGGCTGTCGAACTCGCCCGCAGCCTCGGCGAAGATGGCGGCCGGACGGGCGTGCAGCCCAACGCGGCTGGCAATGGTGGCGTTACGTTCGGTCATTTCTGCTCCTTGAAGTCAGCTTGTGGATATCAGCTGTGAATATCTGCTTGGAAAAATCGTCCGGAACTGTCGGCGACGACTGGCTCAGGCGGCTACGGGAACCGATTCCACCGTACCAACCGGCTTCTTCACTGCCCAGCGCTTGAGGCCGATCACGGCGAACGCACTGACGACCGTGCCGGCCGCGATCGCGACGACGAACATCAGGAAGTTGTCGATCGCAAAGAAGACGAAGATTCCGCCGTGCGGGGCCTTGGACCCCACGCCTGCCGCCATCGATATTGCACCGGTCACGGCACCGCCGAGCATGCTGGCGGGAATGACCCGCAGCGGGTCCGCTGCGGCGAACGGAATGGCGCCTTCAGAGATGAAGGAGGCACCCAGCAGCCACGCGGCCTTGCCGTTTTCAATTTCAGCCAGGCTGAAAAGCCGCCTGTTCAGTACGGTCGCGGCCAGCGCCATGGCCAGCGGCGGGACCATGCCGGAGGCCATCACGGCCGCCATGATCTGGTACGGCGCCTGGTTGGTGAGGGAAGCTGCTCCCAGACCGGCGACGGCGAACGAGTAGGCAACCTTGTTGACGGGTCCGCCGAGGTCGAAGCACATCATCAGGCCAAGGACAATGCCCAAGGCGATGGCGCTGGCACCGGTGAGGCTGGACAGCCAGTTGTTGAGCCCGACGGTGACCGCCGCGACGTACCGGCCCAGGAACGCGAAGAGCAGGCCGGAAGCAACGATGGACGCCACGAGCGGGATAATGACCACCGGCATCAGGCCGCGCAGCCAGCGGGGCACCTGGAGCTTGCCAATCGAATGTGCCACGTAGCCGGCGAGCAGGCCGCCGACGATGCCGCCAAGGAACCCTGCACCCATAAAGACGGCAACGGCGCCGGACACGAAACCCGGGGCGATGCCCGGCCGGTCAGCGATAGCGTAGGCGATGTAGCCGGCCAGGGCGGGCACGAGGAAGCCGAGGGACAGGGCACCGATCTTGAAGAACACGGCACCCAGGAAGGCGCCCAGCGGGCCCCAGGCCAGTTCCGGGTACACCGTGGGCAGGTTGAACAGGCTGTTCTCCGCAAGGATCTTGTCCGCGAAGGCAGTAATGTCGTAGCCGCCCATCAGGAAGCCGAGGGCGATCAGCAGACCGCCGCCGGCGACGAACGGGATCATGTAGCTGACACCGGTGAGCAGTGCCTTCTTCAGCTTGGTGCCGATGTGCTCGCCCTTCTCCTCGGCGTCGTGTTCGGCCTGGTCCTCAGCGAAGTGCGGGACGCGGCGGGCGTGCGGGTTGTCCGCGGCCGCGAGTGCTTCCGCAACCATCTTGTCCGGTTCGTCGATACCGCGCTTGACCGGCGCATTGATCACCGGTTTGCCGGCGAAGCGCTCTTTGCCGCGCACGTCCACGTCCACGGCGAAGATTACGGCGTCGGCGGCGGCGATCACGGCGGGGTCAAGGGCCTTGGCGCCGGAAGACCCCTGGGTTTCGACCTGCAGGTCCACGCCGACTTCCTTGGCCGCGGCGACGAGCGAGTCGGCGGCCATGTAGGTGTGGGCGATGCCGGTGGGGCAGGCTGTCACGGCGACGAGTCGCTTGGGGCCCTTGGCCTTCGCTGCGCCTTCGCCAGCGGCACCCGCTGCACCCGCGGCGGTGCCTGCAGCGGCACCAGCGGCGGCGGCGGCCGGTACTGCAGCAACCGGTGCTTCAGCGGCGTGGGTGGCGGGCTTGTCCGCCAGTGCGGCTTCGACGAGCTCCACAATCTCCGCCTGGGACTTCGCGGCGCGCAGGCTGGCCGTGAAGTCCTTCTTGATCAGGGACCGCGCCAGCTTCGAGAGCAGCTTCAGGTGCTCCTGGTCCGCGCCCTCAGGAGCGGCAATGAAGAAGATCAGGTCCGCGGGGCCGTCCTTGGCGCCAAAATCGACCGGCTGGGACAGCCGCGCCATTGCCAGGGTAGGCTCGGTGACCGCCGTCGAGCGGCAGTGCGGGATCGCGATGCCGCCGGGGACACCCGTGGCGGTCTTGGACTCCCGGGCGAAGGCGTCGGCGAACAAGCCCTCGACCTCGGTGGCCCGTCCGTTGGCTGCAACTCTGCCTGCCAAGTGCCGGATCACGTCCTCGGGCGTGTTGCCCAGATTCTGGTCGAGCTCGACCAGTTCGGTGGTAATGAGCTGAGTCACTGTCAATCCTTCCGGAGGGCCGTGATGGTTACGGCATCAGGGGTGGTTTGGTTGACTGCCGGGACAGTGGAGCCAGGCAGGGAAGCGGCGGCGGCACCATGGGCCACCGCCTGACGGAGGCAATCAACCGGGGCGGCGCCCTGGCTGGAAGCGAGCAGGTATCCGGCCAGCGACGAATCGCCGGCGCCGACAGTGCTGACCGCGGTGACCGGCGGATGCGTGGCCAGCCACGCGCCGTCGGCCGTTACAAGAACGGCACCCTTGGAGCCGAGGGTTGCCAGTACAGCACCCACTCCGGAGCGCACGACGGCGGAGGCGGCCGCTGCTGCAGCCTCCGGGTCCGCTTCAAGCTCCTCGGCGGATTTGTTGGTGGCGAAGCCGGCTGCGGCAGCCAGTTCCACCAGTTCCTCGGCGTTGGGTTTCAAGAGGTCCGGCTTGCCCGAGGTATGGCCGGAGACCGCTGCGGCGAGAGGTTCGCCGGAGGAGTCGACGGCGACCCGTGGTGCGGCCTCGCCATCAAACAGGGAACGCAGCCGCCGGGTGACGGTCGCGTAGAAGTCGGCCGGAACCCCGGGTGGGAGCGAGCCGGCCAGGACAACCCAGGCGGCACCGCGGGCGTTGTCCAGCAGCAGGCCGATCAGGGCCTCCTGCTGCTCCTCGCTGAGTACCGGTCCGGGTTCGTTGATCTTGGTGGTGACGCCGCCCGGCTCGGTGAGGGCCACGTTGCTGCGCAGCGGCTCGCCGATCGGGAGCGCCGCGAAGGGAACGTCTGTGTCCCGAAGTCCTGCGAGGACGGGGTCGGCCTCGGCGCCGGGGAGGACGGCGATGGTCTTGAGCCCCGAGGCCACGAGGGCACGGGAGACATTGACTCCCTTGCCCCCGGATTCCTGGCGGACGGAGACGGCGCGCTGAACTTCCCCGCGGAGGAGGGGGCCGGGCAGCGCCACGGTGCGGTCCAGGCTGGGGTTGGCGGTGAGGGTGACAATCACGCGACCACCACCTCCACTCCGGCTTCCGCAAGGGCGCTGGCGAGTTCCCGGCTGGGTTGCGTGTCTGTGATCAAGGTGTCCAGATCTTTCAACGAGGCGAACTGGACCAGCGTCTCCGCGTCCAGCTTGGAGGAATCAGCCAGCACCACAATGCGGCGCGCTGATTGGACGAAGGCCGCCTTGACGGCGGCTTCTTCAGGATCGGGTGTGCTCAGCCCGAAGGCTGCATGGATGCCATTGGTGCCGATGAAGGCGATGTCCGGACGGATCCGGCGGGCTGCCTCCACCGTGGACTGGCCAACCGCGGCCTGGGTCAGCCCGCGGACTTTGCCGCCGAGCAGGTGCAGGGCGATGCCGGGCTCGCCGGACAACCTGGACGCGATGGGGAGGGAATGGGTGATGACGACGAGTTCGGCGTCGGACCCGGATGCCGGCAGGCCGCCCGACGCGGCGGCTCCGGCAGCGCGGGCAGACAGGAGCTCGGCCAGGGCCTCGGTGGTGGAGCCGGCGTCGATCAGGATGCTGCCGGTGAGGCCGTCCGGGATGAGGGCCAGGGCGGCCTCGGCGATGCGGGTCTTTTCGGACTTTCGCTGGACGGTCCGCTCCAGGATGCTTTCTTCGGTGGTGCTAAAGCGGTCCGGGGAGACGGCGCCGCCATGCACCCGGCGGACGCTGCCGGCGGCTTCCAGGGCGGCGAGGTCCCGGCGAATGGTTTCGGTCGTGATGCTGAAGCGCTCGGCCAGGTCCGTGACGCTGGCCCGGCCGCTGGCGTAGATGAGCCCCACGATCAGCTGCTGGCGTTCTTCGGCGAACACTTACCCTCCATTGCGTACTGCGTCTGTGCTGGCGTTTGTCCTCGTGCTGCGGGGGAGATTGTCGTGCGGATTCACCCCCGGCCGCTTCCGTGACTCCCATCACATGAAGTGGAATTGTTTGACTTTATCTTTGTTCTTGTTGGTTTGTCAATGAAAAACAACATGAACGCAGAAGCGGGCCCTGGCGCCGAGGGGCATGTCCTGCGGTGGGGCTGAGGAGTGGGCGGATTGGTGTTGTGTCCATTGCTCGTCCCGCGGACTGGGCATGTCCTGTGCTTGGGCTGGGCATGTCCAGCGGCCGGACCTGGGGCCGTGGGACATGTCCAGTGGTGCGGCTGCGTGTAGGCGACATACCCGTTGCTTGGGCCTGGGGCCGTAGGACATGTCCAGTGGTGGGGCTGGGGGGTGGGCGGATTGGTGTTGTGTCCATTGCTCGTCCCGCGGACTGGGCATGTCCTGTGCTTGGGTGGGGCATGTTCAGTGGTGGGGCTGCGTGCAGGGGACATGCCCGTTGCTTGGGCCTGGGGCCGTAGGACATGTCCAGCGGCCGGGCGAGCGTGCGGCTCACATGGCAGAAGCCGGGCCAGACCTCAAGGTCCGGCCCGGCTTCCGGGTCGTTGAGTTCCGCGCCGTGCAGGTGCGCGGTCATGGCTCAGATGCCCGCGTCACGGCTCTCATTGCGGGTGATGGTCTCGCCGGTATTGGGGTCAACCACCGTGCGGCTCTCGCTGACCCGGCGGGTGCGGCCGCGCCCGGGGGAGGCGAGGACGAGCGAGGCGATGAGGCCAATAACGCCCACCACCATGAGAATGTAGCCGATCATGGCCTGGTTTACATTGGGGATCAGCCCCGGAGCTACGGCCCAGGCCAGGATGGCGCCGATGGCGATGAGGAAGATTGCGGAACCTATTCTCATAACGTGCTCCTTGGTGTCCCGCGGGACGGATCGGTGATGCTAAGCATGCTGTCCAGCGTCACGCTACAACCCCGCCCCGGCTGATTCAATGAAACGGACTCCGCCCCGCCGGGAAATTTCCGCACCGGTTCCGGACGGCTGCGCACCTGCAGGACGGCCGCACGGCGGATCCGGGGCGCGGAAGTCCGGGTCGGTAGCGGAAACCGGCGCGGGGCCAGGTGCCAGGGGCGGGCACGGGGCGGCTCTGGATAGGCTGGGCCCATGGAGACGGTCGTCTGGTCAAAGCCCGAACACGAACGCGCCGGCACGCCGCTGCTGGTGATGCTGCACGGCTACGGCACGGATGAATCCCGAATGTCCAAGTTGTTCGGATCCCTGCCGCCGGAGTTCAGCTGCGCCGCACTGCGCGGACCCAAGGAGATCGGCGACCACTACGGATGGTTCCTGCTGGACTATTTCCTCACCCATGATTTTGCCGACGTCATCACCTCCACCAACGCGGTCTTCGGCTGGATTGAGTCGGTCAAGGACCGGCACAGCAGCGTCAGCCTGCTCGGATTTTCGCAGGGGATGGCCATGGCCAGCACGCTTCTGCGGCTCCGGCCGGCCCAGTTCCGCGCCGTCGTCGGGCTCTCCGGCTTCGTCCTGGACAACGAACTCCTGGCCATGAGCGAATCCTTCACCTCCCGGCCGCCGTTTTTTTGGGGGCGGGACAAGGGCGACGCCGTCATCAACGACGCCGCCGCCGAACACACCGCGGAGTGGCTGCACCGCAACACCGCGCTCACGGCCCGGACCTACCCCGGCATGGGCCATTCGATTTCGAAGGCCGAGCTCGTGGACGTCAGCGCGTTCCTGCGCCACTACGTCCTGCGCTGACCGGCGCTGACCGGGCGCTGGCCGGTGCCGACGAGCCGCTCGTCCGACCTCTGATCATCCACTTGCATGCCAAATTTGTAAGCGTTTACAATCGACCTCGGCCATGAACACCGGGCCCACTACTTCAGGGGGAAGAAAGGGCTGAGCCCGTGCCGCAGGCCAAGAACTCGCGCGTGACCATCCAAGACGTCGCGGAGCTCTCAGGGCTCTCCATCTGCACCGTCTCCCGCGCGCTCCGGCACCTGCCCAATATCTCCGAACATGCCATGGCGAGAGTGAGTGACGCGGCGGCCGAGCTCGGCTACAAGGCCTCGTCCGCGGCATCCCGGCTGGCCGGCGGGAGCACCGGTTCCGTGGCCATCATCGCCCCGACCGCCACGGCGTGGTTCTTTGCCCGGGCGGTGGAAGCGGCCGAGGAAGTCTTTGCCGACAGCGGCTATGACACCGTTCTGATCAGCCTCCGGAACCGGCCCAGCGTGCAGCAGAAGGTCTTCGGCGACCTCGCTGGCCTGGCGCAGCGGGTGGACGGTGTGCTGCTGCTCAACATCGCCCTCGGGGAGGCCGAAATGGCTGCACTGGCCGGGTCGGGCCTGGCCGTGGCCAGCGTCGGAATGCACGGCGTCCCGTGGGACAACGTAGGCATCGACAACGAGGAAGCAGCACACGCCGCCACGAACCATCTGCTGGGGCTCGGCCACCGGAACCTGGCCATTCTCGCCGGCAGCGAAACAGGTGCGCCCTCGCTCGTGACCGCCAGCGAACGCCGGCGGGGTTTCGAACGGGCCCTGGCCGGGTACGGACTCACGGCCGATCCGGACCTCGTGATCGACGCCGGCTCCAGCATCGAAGGCGGCAGGCAGGCCATGGCGAAGCTCATCGAAAACCGCAGGATGCCGTCCGCGATCTTCGCCGGCTGCGACGAAACAGCCTTCGGCGCGCTCATGGCATTGCGGGAGTTCGGTTTGTCAGCGCCGGAAAACGTGTCCATCATAGGAATAGACGATCATCAGATGAGTTGGTTCCTGGGCCTGACCACCATGGCCCAGCCAGTGGCTGACCAAGGCGCCTTCGCGGCCAACCTGCTGATTGAAAGACTCCATCGCTCGGGCTTTCCCAATCCGCCGCTTGCCGGTCCGCCGTCGAACCATCTGCTGGAAACCAAACTGGTGGAGCGCCGGAGCGCGTTGCACTGCTGACCGCGGTGCGCTGCTGAACGGCTGGCTCCCGCCGCCGAAGCGGCGCCAGCCGCACAAGACCACAGCAGCAGCGGCCGCAGCCGCCGTCGCACCGTAACAGCGCCCTGAACCGCAGGCCCGGCCCGGCCGCCTAAGCCGGCCGCCCAGAACCGGCTGCGACACAACGAAAAGTTTTGAACAAGACCGTCTTGCCTGCCCATCGTCTGAAAGGACCTTGACCCATGACCGCAGTTCCCGATACTTCCGGCCTCGCCGGTGCGCTCTCCGGAGCCTCCGCCATCCTTTTTGACCTCGACGGCGTCCTGACCCCCACCGCGGTGGTGCACGAGCACGCCTGGAAGCAGCTCTTCGACGGTTTCCTGGCCTCTGTCCCGGAGGCTGCGCCGTACCGTGAAAGCGACTACTTCGACCACATCGACGGCAAGCCGCGCTTCGACGGCGTCCGGGACTTCCTGGCGTCCCGCGGGATTGCGCTGCCCGAGGGGCCGGCCGACGACGACCCCGCGCACGATACCGTCCACGGGCTCGGCAACCGCAAGAACAAGGTCTTCAACGACATCGTCGAGGCCGGTGGCGTCGAGCCGTATGAGGGGTCCGTCCGGTTTGTCGACGCCGCGCTGGCCCGCGGACTCAAGCTCGCCGTCGTCTCCTCCTCCCGCAACGCCCCGGCCGTACTCAAGGCCGCCGGGATGTCCGACTACTTCCC from Arthrobacter sp. NicSoilB8 harbors:
- a CDS encoding Ku protein, coding for MRAIWKGAIAFGLVNVPVKVYSATEDHDISLHQVHNADGGRIRYQRRCEVCSKIIDYEDIDKAYEDDGRTVMLTREELKSIPAENSHEIDVVQFVPADQLDPIMFEKSYYLEPDSKSPKAYVLLRRALEDTDRVAIVQFALREKTRLGALRIRGDILMLQSLLWADEVREASFPALETSIRISAQEREMSAALVDSMAADFEPEQFTDDYQLQLRQLIDAKLEKGESLDTEETFGAVAAEAGTGEVIDLMEALKRSLEKKRGGGASAGGTAESAGAGDAPKKAAGGGTKAAASSGAPARSASTASGSKPASKPAVRRTPASRTAASKTAADKAGDSDAGAGKSAAAKGAAPKTAAAKAPAARARKGA
- a CDS encoding Rho termination factor N-terminal domain-containing protein; the encoded protein is MPTKKGEPGSESPSIKDPELYEKLLEDGASKQKAARVSNAAAKRGRSAVGRKGGKAGDYEDWTVPQLKERAKEIGLKGYSAKKKSELISALRNS
- a CDS encoding HPr family phosphocarrier protein; its protein translation is MTERNATIASRVGLHARPAAIFAEAAGEFDSLEITIARLGEPEDEAMDAASILSLMSLGASHGEVVVLRAEGEGADAALERLVQILETDHDAE
- a CDS encoding fructose-specific PTS transporter subunit EIIC is translated as MTQLITTELVELDQNLGNTPEDVIRHLAGRVAANGRATEVEGLFADAFARESKTATGVPGGIAIPHCRSTAVTEPTLAMARLSQPVDFGAKDGPADLIFFIAAPEGADQEHLKLLSKLARSLIKKDFTASLRAAKSQAEIVELVEAALADKPATHAAEAPVAAVPAAAAAGAAAGTAAGAAGAAGEGAAKAKGPKRLVAVTACPTGIAHTYMAADSLVAAAKEVGVDLQVETQGSSGAKALDPAVIAAADAVIFAVDVDVRGKERFAGKPVINAPVKRGIDEPDKMVAEALAAADNPHARRVPHFAEDQAEHDAEEKGEHIGTKLKKALLTGVSYMIPFVAGGGLLIALGFLMGGYDITAFADKILAENSLFNLPTVYPELAWGPLGAFLGAVFFKIGALSLGFLVPALAGYIAYAIADRPGIAPGFVSGAVAVFMGAGFLGGIVGGLLAGYVAHSIGKLQVPRWLRGLMPVVIIPLVASIVASGLLFAFLGRYVAAVTVGLNNWLSSLTGASAIALGIVLGLMMCFDLGGPVNKVAYSFAVAGLGAASLTNQAPYQIMAAVMASGMVPPLAMALAATVLNRRLFSLAEIENGKAAWLLGASFISEGAIPFAAADPLRVIPASMLGGAVTGAISMAAGVGSKAPHGGIFVFFAIDNFLMFVVAIAAGTVVSAFAVIGLKRWAVKKPVGTVESVPVAA
- a CDS encoding hexose kinase, coding for MIVTLTANPSLDRTVALPGPLLRGEVQRAVSVRQESGGKGVNVSRALVASGLKTIAVLPGAEADPVLAGLRDTDVPFAALPIGEPLRSNVALTEPGGVTTKINEPGPVLSEEQQEALIGLLLDNARGAAWVVLAGSLPPGVPADFYATVTRRLRSLFDGEAAPRVAVDSSGEPLAAAVSGHTSGKPDLLKPNAEELVELAAAAGFATNKSAEELEADPEAAAAAASAVVRSGVGAVLATLGSKGAVLVTADGAWLATHPPVTAVSTVGAGDSSLAGYLLASSQGAAPVDCLRQAVAHGAAAASLPGSTVPAVNQTTPDAVTITALRKD
- a CDS encoding DeoR/GlpR family DNA-binding transcription regulator — translated: MFAEERQQLIVGLIYASGRASVTDLAERFSITTETIRRDLAALEAAGSVRRVHGGAVSPDRFSTTEESILERTVQRKSEKTRIAEAALALIPDGLTGSILIDAGSTTEALAELLSARAAGAAASGGLPASGSDAELVVITHSLPIASRLSGEPGIALHLLGGKVRGLTQAAVGQSTVEAARRIRPDIAFIGTNGIHAAFGLSTPDPEEAAVKAAFVQSARRIVVLADSSKLDAETLVQFASLKDLDTLITDTQPSRELASALAEAGVEVVVA
- a CDS encoding DUF6458 family protein, with amino-acid sequence MRIGSAIFLIAIGAILAWAVAPGLIPNVNQAMIGYILMVVGVIGLIASLVLASPGRGRTRRVSESRTVVDPNTGETITRNESRDAGI
- a CDS encoding phospholipase; this encodes METVVWSKPEHERAGTPLLVMLHGYGTDESRMSKLFGSLPPEFSCAALRGPKEIGDHYGWFLLDYFLTHDFADVITSTNAVFGWIESVKDRHSSVSLLGFSQGMAMASTLLRLRPAQFRAVVGLSGFVLDNELLAMSESFTSRPPFFWGRDKGDAVINDAAAEHTAEWLHRNTALTARTYPGMGHSISKAELVDVSAFLRHYVLR
- a CDS encoding LacI family DNA-binding transcriptional regulator, with the protein product MTIQDVAELSGLSICTVSRALRHLPNISEHAMARVSDAAAELGYKASSAASRLAGGSTGSVAIIAPTATAWFFARAVEAAEEVFADSGYDTVLISLRNRPSVQQKVFGDLAGLAQRVDGVLLLNIALGEAEMAALAGSGLAVASVGMHGVPWDNVGIDNEEAAHAATNHLLGLGHRNLAILAGSETGAPSLVTASERRRGFERALAGYGLTADPDLVIDAGSSIEGGRQAMAKLIENRRMPSAIFAGCDETAFGALMALREFGLSAPENVSIIGIDDHQMSWFLGLTTMAQPVADQGAFAANLLIERLHRSGFPNPPLAGPPSNHLLETKLVERRSALHC
- a CDS encoding HAD-IA family hydrolase, encoding MTAVPDTSGLAGALSGASAILFDLDGVLTPTAVVHEHAWKQLFDGFLASVPEAAPYRESDYFDHIDGKPRFDGVRDFLASRGIALPEGPADDDPAHDTVHGLGNRKNKVFNDIVEAGGVEPYEGSVRFVDAALARGLKLAVVSSSRNAPAVLKAAGMSDYFPVVVDGVVAVTEGLPGKPSPATYEYAARLLGVPSQECVVVEDAVSGVQAGSAGNFLSVIGVDRGAGRQTLLDAGATVVVNDLAELL